In Papaver somniferum cultivar HN1 chromosome 1, ASM357369v1, whole genome shotgun sequence, a genomic segment contains:
- the LOC113345520 gene encoding uncharacterized protein LOC113345520: MASYHMRSISFPPRSNPSALKVEEELNNLKFTWETLSSSTISCMKSKTIQLGLVGLIDLYNCFDDLINLPLTQQSLLNHRHEKLVEEVIDESVRLLDVCVVAREFLLMMKEGGQDLQSALRRKSGGESSIEANVKTYIRLRKVVKKDVNKCLDGALKRVMINDKFISSPLLDQDQHLSVVVGLLREVSLISVSIFQSLFLFISAQPSKPSASRWSLVSKMMHKGKIVCSDIQEDGNEVSSADLSVQAICEQVSSKDGEVQRRVMQMAQKRLKGLEISMEAIEEGVACMYQRLIKTRVTLLNIFTH, from the coding sequence atggCAAGTTATCACATGAGATCAATAAGTTTTCCTCCTAGATCAAACCCAAGTGCTTTAAAAGTTGAGGAAGAATTAAACAATCTAAAGTTTACTTGGGAAACTTTATCATCGTCAACTATTTCGTGTATGAAATCTAAAACAATCCAATTGGGGTTGGTTGGTCTTATAGACTTGTATAACTGCTTTGATGATTTAATCAACTTGCCTCTAACACAACAATCACTTCTTAATCATCGACACGAAAAATTAGTCGAAGAAGTGATCGACGAGTCGGTGAGATTGTTGGATGTGTGTGTTGTTGCAAGGGAGTTCTTGTTAATGATGAAAGAAGGTGGACAAGATCTTCAATCGGCCTTGCGTAGGAAAAGCGGTGGAGAGTCGAGCATTGAAGCAAATGTTAAGACTTACATTCGGTTGAGAAAGGTGGTGAAGAAGGATGTCAACAAGTGTTTGGATGGTGCATTAAAGCGGGTTATGATCAATGACAAGTTTATCTCTTCTCCTCTGTTAGACCAAGACCAACATCTTTCAGTTGTAGTTGGATTACTAAGAGAAGTTAGCCTCATTAGTGTCTCCATTTTTCAATCTCTATTTTTGTTCATTTCTGCTCAACCTTCAAAACCAAGCGCTAGTAGGTGGTCTTTGGTCTCAAAAATGATGCACAAGGGGAAGATAGTTTGTTCTGACATTCAAGAGGATGGTAATGAGGTTTCAAGTGCAGATTTGTCAGTTCAGGCAATCTGTGAGCAAGTCTCGAGCAAAGATGGTGAGGTCCAGAGGAGAGTTATGCAAATGGCGCAGAAAAGATTGAAGGGTTTGGAGATTAGCATGGAAGCCATTGAGGAGGGAGTGGCTTGCATGTATCAGCGTCTGATAAAGACTAGAGTCACTCTCCTCAACATCTTTACCCACTAA
- the LOC113345608 gene encoding uncharacterized protein LOC113345608, which yields MSKGTSTNLLRKPNSHVRSVSLPTKSHPEFLQLEEELNKIKAWELTAKAAVSSTSTFTANTIQVGLAGLGEVYSSFEEVLSLSTTKQALVGCRQNKGLVDEILDGTLEALDIFRTIKDALPSMKEQVQGLQSALRRRRRSSDEEFVSMENMADAYFCFRKKLKKDMTSKCLALLKKMSKQYCSSTLNLAQDHLSMEVRLFNETRDITILQHLLSFMTTPVQPRNVKWALVSKLIYKQGRVACKGNDKANVSEVEAVDVALLDTISVRKVSSKEITNEKLQAAKKSLEKLENGIDAVETKSEVTFRRIIQTRVSLLNMFAN from the coding sequence ATGAGTAAAGGTACTTCAACAAATCTTTTAAGAAAACCTAATTCACATGTCAGGTCTGTCAGTTTGCCAACAAAATCTCATCCCGAGTTCTTACAACTTGAGGAAGAATTGAATAAGATCAAGGCTTGGGAGTTAACGGCAAAAGCAGCAGTGTCATCAACGTCTACTTTTACAGCCAACACAATTCAAGTTGGTTTGGCCGGCCTTGGCGAGGTGTACAGTAGCTTTGAGGAAGTTCTTAGTTTGTCTACCACAAAACAAGCCCTAGTGGGTTGCCGTCAAAACAAGGGATTGGTGGATGAGATTCTAGATGGGACACTTGAAGCATTGGACATATTCAGAACTATAAAAGATGCTTTACCGTCAATGAAGGAACAAGTTCAAGGTCTTCAATCAGCTCTTCGTCGCAGAAGAAGATCATCAGATGAAGAATTCGTGAGCATGGAAAACATGGCTGATGCTTACTTCTGCTTTAGGAAAAAATTGAAGAAAGATATGACCAGCAAATGCTTAGCATTATTGAAGAAGATGAGTAAACAGTACTGTTCTTCAACTCTTAATTTAGCACAAGATCATTTGTCCATGGAGGTCAGGTTATTCAACGAAACTAGAGATATCACCATCTTACAGCACCTGTTGTCATTCATGACTACTCCAGTGCAACCTAGAAATGTGAAATGGGCATTGGTTTCAAAGTTGATATATAAACAAGGACGAGTAGCATGCAAGGGTAATGACAAGGCTAATGTGAGTGAGGTGGAGGCTGTTGATGTTGCATTACTAGATACAATCTCAGTTAGGAAAGTTTCGAGCAAGGAGATCACAAATGAGAAATTACAAGCTGCCAAGAAGTCGTTGGAGAAACTAGAGAATGGGATTGATGCTGTTGAAACTAAATCAGAGGTTACTTTCAGACGCATAATCCAAACTCGAGTCTCTCTTCTTAACATGTTTGCCAACTGA
- the LOC113345733 gene encoding uncharacterized protein LOC113345733 yields the protein MATLSLNFNALRDLQDCANGILSLPVTRQAIICNRKEKWVDEVSEGSLRMLDLCGITRDVMLLAKQHLQDLQSGLRRRTVGESSFSSSLDNNYENVTGGCDTSVVKNMKKGLFKCLEGLKGMKCDPFSLSSSSLSHVDPNLLVVVTVLREVRMATISVVESILSLMSTPKAKPIINKRSFISKLMRVKRVANVFEDEDEGVDADTFVALHEYNFCEKVSEIQTANKRLEVLEGAIEGLEVELECMFRRLIQTRVSLLNILNH from the coding sequence ATGGCAACTTTGAGCTTGAACTTCAATGCTCTGAGAGATTTACAAGATTGTGCCAATGGTATCCTCAGTTTACCAGTAACCAGACAAGCAATTATCTGCAACCGAAAAGAAAAATGGGTTGATGAGGTATCCGAAGGATCTCTAAGAATGTTAGATTTGTGCGGAATAACCAGGGATGTTATGTTGCTAGCAAAACAACATCTTCAAGATTTACAATCTGGTCTACGGAGAAGAACTGTAGGTGAATCTTCTTTCTCATCTAGCTTGGATAACAATTACGAAAATGTTACCGGTGGTTGTGATACCTCTGttgtgaagaatatgaagaaagggCTGTTCAAGTGTCTGGAAGGTTTGAAAGGCATGAAATGTGATCCATtttcattatcatcatcttcCCTTTCACACGTAGACCCTAATCTATTGGTAGTAGTAACTGTGCTTAGGGAAGTGAGGATGGCAACTATATCAGTTGTTGAATCGATTTTGTCTTTGATGTCTACACCTAAGGCAAAACCAATAATTAACAAGAGATCTTTCATTTCGAAGTTGATGCGAGTTAAACGAGTTGCCAATGTGTTCGAAGATGAGGATGAAGGGGTGGATGCAGATACCTTTGTTGCCCTTCACGAGTACAATTTCTGTGAGAAAGTGTCTGAAATTCAAACTGCAAACAAGAGGTTAGAAGTGTTGGAAGGTGCCATTGAAGGTCTTGAAGTTGAATTGGAGTGCATGTTTAGACGTTTAATTCAAACTAGGGTTTCATTGCTCAATATACTTAACCACTAA